Proteins encoded by one window of Desulfurispira natronophila:
- a CDS encoding thiamine pyrophosphate-dependent enzyme — MIEQISKVINGNEAVAEAIIHVGYEFEGYYPITPSSDAGQEVNTRLANGEADLSFVVGTSELAAIGICYGAALAGARTVDVTSANGLLLKLEQIPVISGTRVPMVLNLSTRCVSGPLNIKNDHTDLATMLGMGWIILMAKNVQEVYDMNIIALRLAEKVNLPVCVAYDGFHTSHGNRRILIAKDKQDVTDFIGPKPQRPTCLDVEEPRTFGPYMNDDIINNKYQLHLAMQEAYEAIPALFDEFAAKFGRQYGFLDTMNLEKADSAMMLLNSAAESTKDAIELRQKEGKENIGLISFNVLRPFPVKEVTDALKGIKTLLVAERADMYGASLSYLATEVAAAAQQAGNQVKILNRVFGLGGLNFIHRDALAVMEQLEKASAGENLPTFDYYQHWEGNDAPPTTEKVKLPALDAYKQNHKYEKVDINTLKKLASDMPARVEKMSSCPGCGIFTNLEMFLKGIDGAVILTFATGCGMVVTTGYPGTSFNVPYVHSLFHNSASTATGIVEHYRWLKEKGLQDEEITVIAVGGDGASDIGMDQIIGAALRNTPFIYIEYDNKVYANTGAQMCYTGFKGMLSTTSQVGKKYIGKQFHHKDIVEIMRGTYLPYIATISETNPVDAVQKARKAQQTVRDGGMAFIKAFSVCPLNWVTADDSGPAITQAMLDSCLFPLYEIDHGITKINYDPKDKKIPVGEALKLMGKATSHLMKPEAAPVIEEVQKEVDRRWERLKVLGENPQL, encoded by the coding sequence ATGATTGAACAGATCTCCAAGGTCATAAACGGTAACGAAGCCGTTGCCGAGGCCATTATCCACGTTGGATACGAATTTGAAGGCTACTATCCTATTACTCCGTCCTCCGATGCTGGACAGGAAGTGAATACTCGCCTTGCCAATGGTGAAGCGGACCTGTCATTTGTGGTGGGAACATCTGAACTGGCAGCCATCGGCATTTGCTACGGTGCCGCTCTGGCCGGTGCCCGTACCGTGGATGTCACCTCAGCCAACGGTCTGCTGCTGAAGCTGGAGCAGATTCCTGTTATATCCGGCACCCGGGTTCCCATGGTACTGAACCTCTCCACCCGCTGCGTATCCGGTCCACTGAATATCAAAAACGACCACACCGACCTGGCCACCATGCTTGGCATGGGCTGGATCATACTGATGGCCAAAAATGTTCAGGAAGTCTACGACATGAACATCATCGCCCTGCGACTGGCAGAAAAAGTCAACCTGCCGGTCTGTGTGGCTTATGATGGCTTCCATACCTCCCACGGCAACCGCCGTATCCTCATCGCCAAGGACAAGCAGGACGTTACCGACTTTATCGGGCCCAAGCCCCAGCGTCCCACCTGTCTGGACGTAGAAGAGCCACGTACCTTTGGCCCCTACATGAACGACGACATCATCAACAACAAATATCAGCTTCACCTGGCCATGCAGGAAGCGTATGAGGCAATTCCCGCCCTGTTTGACGAGTTTGCCGCCAAGTTTGGCCGTCAGTACGGCTTCCTGGATACCATGAACTTGGAGAAGGCCGACAGCGCCATGATGCTCCTCAACAGCGCCGCTGAATCCACCAAGGATGCCATTGAGCTGCGTCAAAAAGAGGGCAAGGAGAACATTGGCCTGATCAGCTTCAACGTCCTGCGCCCCTTCCCCGTAAAGGAAGTAACCGACGCCCTGAAAGGCATCAAAACCCTGCTGGTGGCAGAGCGGGCCGATATGTACGGCGCCAGCCTCTCCTACCTGGCTACCGAAGTTGCCGCTGCGGCTCAGCAGGCTGGCAATCAGGTAAAGATACTCAACCGCGTCTTTGGCCTTGGCGGACTGAACTTCATCCATCGCGACGCACTGGCAGTTATGGAGCAGCTGGAAAAAGCCAGCGCTGGCGAAAACCTCCCCACCTTTGATTACTACCAGCACTGGGAAGGCAATGACGCGCCTCCCACAACCGAGAAAGTCAAACTGCCTGCCCTGGACGCCTACAAGCAAAACCACAAGTACGAAAAAGTCGACATCAATACCCTCAAAAAGCTGGCTTCTGACATGCCGGCCCGTGTGGAAAAAATGTCCAGCTGCCCTGGCTGTGGCATCTTTACCAACCTGGAAATGTTCCTCAAGGGCATTGACGGAGCCGTTATCCTCACCTTCGCCACCGGCTGTGGCATGGTTGTTACCACCGGCTATCCCGGAACTTCGTTTAATGTTCCCTATGTCCACTCCCTCTTCCACAATTCCGCCTCTACGGCAACCGGCATAGTGGAGCACTATCGCTGGCTCAAGGAGAAGGGACTGCAGGATGAGGAGATTACCGTAATCGCTGTTGGCGGTGATGGTGCCTCTGACATCGGCATGGACCAGATCATCGGTGCTGCGCTGCGGAACACGCCCTTTATCTACATCGAATATGACAACAAAGTGTATGCCAATACCGGTGCTCAAATGTGCTATACCGGCTTCAAAGGTATGCTTTCCACCACTTCTCAAGTTGGCAAAAAGTACATCGGCAAGCAGTTTCACCACAAGGATATTGTGGAAATCATGCGCGGCACCTACCTGCCCTACATTGCCACCATCTCTGAAACCAACCCCGTCGATGCAGTACAAAAAGCCCGCAAAGCCCAGCAGACCGTTCGTGACGGCGGCATGGCGTTCATCAAGGCTTTCTCTGTTTGCCCACTGAACTGGGTAACGGCTGATGATAGCGGTCCCGCTATAACTCAGGCCATGCTGGACAGCTGCCTCTTCCCCTTGTATGAAATCGACCATGGTATCACCAAGATCAACTACGATCCCAAAGACAAAAAGATACCCGTCGGCGAAGCTCTCAAGCTTATGGGTAAAGCCACTTCCCACCTGATGAAGCCAGAAGCGGCTCCTGTCATTGAAGAAGTACAGAAAGAAGTCGACCGCCGCTGGGAACGACTCAAGGTTCTGGGGGAAAATCCTCAGCTCTAA